A single Cyclopterus lumpus isolate fCycLum1 chromosome 15, fCycLum1.pri, whole genome shotgun sequence DNA region contains:
- the zgc:65997 gene encoding C-factor, translated as MAAPVALIQGASRGLGLQFCRHILKNSPAAFLVATCRSPEDAAELRGLAGGQRPGRVTVLRLDVSREEDVRAAADRVRESFGRLDLLVNSSAMLHPSGRGETSLRDVSAQGVMSTLMTNAVGPLIVAKYFAPLLQKGGGGFGCQPPEEEKRHSGIIVNITAKVGSIGDNALGGWYSYRMSKAALNMATRNLSIELSRSRPKVLCVSLHPGTVDTDLSRPYHRNVPRARLFGAELSVQHLMSIVDSLDGEQTGKAFSWDGTELPW; from the exons ATGGCGGCCCCCGTGGCGCTCATCCAAGGGGCCAGCAGAGGACTGGGCCTCCAGTTCTGTCGGCACATCTTGAAGAACAGCCCCGCCGCCTTCCTCGTAGCGACGTGCCGGAGCCCGGAGGACGCGGCCGAGCTGCGGGGCCTCGCGGGGGGCCAGCGGCCGGGCAGGGTGACGGTCCTCCGGCTGGACGTGAGCCGGGAGGAGGACGTCCGCGCAGCCGCAGACCGGGTGAGGGAGAGCTTCGGGCGGCTGGACCTGCTCGTGAACTCCTCGGCCATGCTGCACCCCTCCGGCCGAGGGGAGACCAGCCTGAGGGACGTGTCCGCGCAG GGCGTCATGTCCACCTTGATGACCAACGCGGTGGGCCCCCTGATCGTGGCCAAGTATTTCGCCCCCCTCCTCCAGAAGGGGGGCGGTGGCTTTGGTTGTCAGCCCCCCGAGGAAGAGAAGCGGCACAGCGGCATCATCGTCAACATCACCGCCAAAGTGGGATCCATTGGCgacaacg CTCTGGGGGGCTGGTACAGCTACAGGATGTCTAAGGCAGCCCTCAACATGGCCACCAGGAATCTGTCCATAGAGCTGAGTCGCAGCCGACCCAAG gttctgtgtgtgtctctacatcCGGGGACCGTGGACACGGACCTCTCCAGGCCGTACCACAGGAACGTCCCGAGGGCCCGGCTGTTCGGGGCCGAGCTCTCCGTGCAGCACCTCATGAGCATCGTGGACTCTCTGGACGGGGAGCAGACCGGCAAGGCCTTCAGCTGGGACGGGACGGAACTGCcctggtaa